Within Massilia litorea, the genomic segment CTTTAAAGCCGGTGACGTCATCAAAAAACCCAAGGTCAAGAATAACTTAGCACTGACCGAGGCTCAACTTACCGAACTCGTAGCAGCGGTGCACAGCTTCACAGGCCAGCGCAAGACCGCGATAGCTATAGAGCTGCTCCTGCTTACGTTTGTCCGCACGGGCGAGCTACGCTGCGCCACTTGGGACGAATTCGATCTCGAAAAAGCACTTTGGACTGTGCCGAGCGAGCGGATGAAGATCAAGGACGTCGGCGACCATCTTGTACCGCTTGCACCGAGAGCCGTCCGACTTCTGCAAAAGCTGAAGACCATTACTGACACCTCAAGCAAAGCGCCTCGTTGGCTGTTCCCCAATGATCGCCGCGATACCGAGCCTATGTCTGCAACAACTATCAACCGAGCTTTAGAACGGATGAAGTTCAACGGCAAAGGAACTATCGGCTTCTCGGCCCATGGCTTTCGTGGAACCGCGTCTACGCTCTTGCATGAACAGGGCTACGCGCCGGAGATCATTGAGCTGCAGCTGGCTCATCAAGAACGCAACACAGTCAAAGCAGCCTATAACAAAGCTCAGCACATTCCTGAGCGCAAAAAAATGATGAGCGATTGGGCGAACTACATCGAAAGTTTGAGGAAGCAGGCGAGCTAATAGCGTGTGTTAAAGCAATCCTGAGTCATCCAAGTAACCAACGCAATCAATTGCACTGCAATGCCTGACTCCCCATTTCCCCCTCGCTGATCCTCAGAGACGAATAGAACCGATCAGCATGGTGGCGGCATCGGCGAGTGGTCCGGTGCATACAACAACCTCGGCGCGACCGGCCACAGGTTTCGGTGCCGAATAGGACGGTGCTTCAGTAGGTGGGGACAGTCACCCGGCGGCACCGTGAAAGGCAACATGACGTCCTGCCGACGGCTGACAGAAGCTAGCCATCTCAAGCTAATAGCGTCGCAGCAATGTTCTCGCCATCGTCCCATCAATCACGATTCATTTGAACATGTAAGGTTTCGAGGCAAGGATGCTGATTGTCGCTTATGCGAATTCCTGCTGGAATACAGCTGCAAGCATTTTTTGCCCGGGTGGCTGCGGGTCTTCTGTGGCGTCCGCTTCCGGCCAAGAGCGGACAGTCGACAGCCACCCAAGGGAGGGCAATTGTAGAATGGTCGCTACGCGCTTCATGAACAACTGCAAGCACATAGAGCGCTTGAGGCAGGGCATGGCATTGGACGTAGCGAACCCGGATCTGAAAATAGAGCCTGTAAGAAAACTATCTTGACGCAACGTTTAGCCCTTCGGCTGGACCGTCCTGTTTTGACCATATCGACACCGAACCCGCGTCTTCGGCAGTTGGGTTCAGGTTAGTCGCGACCACCGAATAACTATACTCACCGATGTCAACCCAAAAACGCATACGAGAATATCCAGGGAAATATTCGACCCCCAACTCATCGCGCGACACAAAATCTCCTACGTCACCGTAGCGCAGGTTAGGGAAGTCTATTTCTCGACTACTCGACTGCGCAGCCTGAAGAATCATTTGCTTGATGTCCTTGTCGTCTGTCGCTCTTGCATGGCTGACGGGATTTCCCATCGGTGCCGATATACCCAAGCCCGAAGCCAGTGAGGCAATGTCGTCAACACTTAGTACGCTTAGATCCCGGCCGGGAGCTGCCTTGATAAATACCGTGT encodes:
- a CDS encoding tyrosine-type recombinase/integrase — its product is MPKQLTHSEILAAKPKAKPYKLADTDRLYVLIAVTGKKYWKWNYRLDGKDCTYSIGTFPDIKPAEARELRTAAAKLVAQGIHPAAHEADKIEQAKAEKATTFWAVTQEWIETKRTEVQPYSFKQIQSGMQRYIRDTPVGAKPIKAISTSDMYKLIRGIANRTERTGLERKSTGAHTVATNIRGWCNAVFRFAIHSGRADRNPVTDFKAGDVIKKPKVKNNLALTEAQLTELVAAVHSFTGQRKTAIAIELLLLTFVRTGELRCATWDEFDLEKALWTVPSERMKIKDVGDHLVPLAPRAVRLLQKLKTITDTSSKAPRWLFPNDRRDTEPMSATTINRALERMKFNGKGTIGFSAHGFRGTASTLLHEQGYAPEIIELQLAHQERNTVKAAYNKAQHIPERKKMMSDWANYIESLRKQAS